One Fusarium poae strain DAOMC 252244 chromosome 4, whole genome shotgun sequence DNA window includes the following coding sequences:
- a CDS encoding hypothetical protein (MEROPS:MER0000485~BUSCO:3909at5125) encodes MAKPQTANLPLIPLARGTILLPGLIQRIPVSSNRPDIPALLAHVYEQAASKGPDTRIDSIPIACVPISSPLISGNGQRLIGDAEEIDPAAIENDDLFTFGVAAKIIGIDGRGTGEFALRVEGTTRVRIENFTRERPYFEAKVTYFHEDNNVTDKQAQDLFALLKTRSRELVTILRISSLLPRTRDGPILSPVLTRRLEMLIMRKELQEAGLLADFMANLVESTHEEKLEVLAALDVKVRLTKVIELLERQVGGIKNNFKITTFTTMPIQILDRLNENQNRKPGSLPPIPGMAFVPPNGQMPGGNDHNDDQEANELDELKRKLSSAKLPAEAAKSVDRELRRLQKMQPMNQEYQVTRNWLETLAEIPWTATTDDRLGPETLHRARKQLDDDHYGLDNVKKRLIEYLAVLRLKQSINDDVEEKIKKAEQETVQSTGNEQGNEERQAKEAVEGGSGTEDATKPEMAKLEILKSQRMVDKSPIMLLAGPPGVGKTSLARSVATALGRKFHRISLGGVRDEAEIRGHRRTYVAAMPGLIVQGLRKVGVANPVILLDEIDKIGQASIHGDPSAAMLEVLDPEQNYNFQDHYVGMPIDLSKILFIATANSLDTIPAPLLDRMETIYIPGYTTLEKRHIAIQHLVPKQIRVNGLAESQVTFNQEVVSKIIDCYTRESGVRNLEREIGSVCRAKAVEYAEAKDAGHMEHYRPELSVEDIEDILGIEKFEEEIAEKTSRPGIVTGLVAYSSGGNGSILFIEVADMPGNGRVQLTGKLGDVLKESVEVALTWVKAHAFELGLTPEPTSDIMKERSIHVHCPSGAIPKDGPSSGIGQAIALISLFSGKPVPPTMAMTGEISLRGRVTAVGGIKEKLIGALRAGVKTVLLPAQNRKDVKDLPQEVKDGLEILHVSHIWEAIRLVWPDSHWAEDSNYRGIESRL; translated from the exons ctcgtcaaacaGACCCGATATCCCCGCCTTGCTCGCCCATGTCTACGAACAAGCAGCTTCCAAGGGTCCCGATACGCGCATCGACAGCATTCCCATCGCATGTGTTCCCATTTCATCTCCTCTCATCAGTGGCAATGGTCAACGACTTATTGGCGATGCTGAAGAGATAGATCCGGCCGCGATCGAAAAC GATGATCTCTTTACGTTTGGCGTCGCAGCAAAGATCATCGGCATTGATGGAAGAGGAACCGGTGAATTTGCCTTGCGTGTTGAAGGCACTACCCGCGTGCGCATCGAGAATTTTACACGCGAACGTCCTTACTTCGAAGCCAAAGTGACATATTTCCACGAAGACA ACAATGTTACCGATAAGCAGGCGCAAGACCTTTTCGCCCTATTGAAAACCCGATCACGCGAATTGGTCACCATTTTAAGGATTTCATCACTCCTTCCCCGAACCCGCGACGGCCCAATTCTTTCGCCAGTGCTCACCAGACGACTCGAAATGCTCATCATGAGAAAGGAATTACAAGAAGCCGGCCTTCTCGCCGATTTCATGGCTAACCTAGTCGAGAGTACACATGAGGAGAAGCTCGAGGTTCTTGCAGCTCTGGATGTCAAGGTGCGCCTCACAAAGGTCATTGAATTACTGGAGCGCCAAGTTGGTGGCATCAAAAATAACTTCAAGATCACCACTTTCACAACCATGCCCATTCAAATACTGGATCGATTGAACGAGAACCAGAATCGAAAACCAGGCTCGCTGCCACCGATCCCGGGCATGGCATTTGTTCCACCTAACGGGCAAATGCCTGGTGGCAACGATCATAATGACGATCAGGAGGCCAACGAGCTCGACGAGCTTAAGCGCAAGCTGTCGAGCGCTAAACTTCCTGCCGAAGCCGCCAAGAGCGTGGACCGCGAGCTAAGACGCTTGCAGAAGATGCAACCCATGAACCAGGAGTATCAGGTCACTCGTAACTGGTTGGAAACTTTGGCGGAGATACCTTGGACAGCCACCACAGACGATCGTTTGGGCCCTGAGACTCTTCACAGAGCGAGGAAACAACTCGACGATGACCATTATGGATTAGACAACGTCAAGAAAAGGCTTATCGAGTACCTGGCTGTATTAAGGCTCAAACAATCGATCAACGATGACGTTGAAGAGAAAATTAAGAAAGCAGAGCAGGAGACAGTCCAGTCTACTGGCAACGAGCAAGGAAACGAGGAAAGGCAAGCCAAAGAGGCCGTCGAAGGAGGCTCAGGAACTGAGGATGCCACAAAGCCCGAGATGGCCAAGCTCGAAATCCTCAAGTCCCAGCGTATGGTGGACAAGTCTCCTATCATGCTCTTGGCAGGTCCCCCTGGTGTGGGAAAGACCAGTCTGGCAAGGTCAGTCGCAACGGCTCTTGGTCGCAAGTTTCATCGCATTTCCCTCGGCGGTGTTCGAGATGAGGCTGAGATCAGGGGCCACCGAAGAACCTACGTTGCGGCCATGCCAGGCCTCATCGTTCAGGGTCTAAGAAAGGTCGGCGTTGCTAACCCTGTCATCCTACTCGATGAGATCGACAAGATTGGCCAGGCAAGCATCCACGGTGATCCTTCAGCGGCTATGCTGGAGGTCCTAGACCCTGAGCAAAATTACAACTTCCAGGATCACTATGTGGGCATGCCGATTGACCTCTccaaaattctttttatcgCTACTGCCAATAGCCTTGACACTATCCCCGCTCCTCTTTTGGATCGAATGGAGACTATCTACATCCCTGGCTACACGACACTGGAGAAAAGACATATTGCGATACAGCACCTCGTTCCCAAGCAGATCAGAGTCAATGGCTTGGCCGAAAGTCAGGTCACCTTCAATCAAGAGGTCGTTTCCAAAATCATCGACTGCTACACCCGCGAATCCGGAGTTCGCAACTTGGAGCGAGAAATTGGTTCAGTCTGTCGCGCTAAAGCTGTTGAATACGCTGAGGCGAAGGATGCGGGTCACATGGAGCACTACCGACCCGAGCTGAGCGTAGAGGATATCGAGGATATTCTGGGCATTGAAAAGTTTGAAGAAGAGATTGCCGAAAAGACTAGCCGTCCGGGCATTGTAACAGGGCTGGTAGCCTATAGTTCTGGCGGCAATGGCAGTATCCTCTTCATCGAGGTCGCCGATATGCCCGGTAATGGACGAGTTCAGCTCACAGGGAAATTGGGCGATGTTCTCAAGGAGAGTGTTGAGGTCGCCTTGACTTGGGTCAAAGCACATGCGTTCGAGCTGGGTTTGACGCCAGAACCTACTTCGGACATCATGAAAGAGCGCAGCATTCACGTTCACTGCCCATCTGGTGCTATTCCTAAAGACGGTCCCAGTAGTGGTATCGGTCAGGCTATCGCACTCATATCTCTCTTCTCGGGGAAGCCGGTACCACCGACAATGGCGATGACG GGCGAGATTTCTCTCCGGGGCAGAGTTACAGCCGTCGGAGGCATCAAGGAGAAACTCATCGGCGCCCTCCGAGCTGGCGTTAAGACTGTGCTACTTCCAGCCCAGAACCGTAAGGATGTCAAAGATCTCCCTCAAGAGGTCAAGGATGGACTCGAAATTCTTCACGTCAG CCATATCTGGGAAGCCATCCGTCTCGTCTGGCCTGACTCGCATTGGGCCGAGGACAGTAACTACCGAGGCATCGAGAGTCGACTCTAA